AATTGATGAATGGTCATAATGAAGTTGAAGTCAATGATAAAAGTTCCTACTGGGACTATGCTCTAAACATAAATGTAAGCGACATCGTTTACGTTCATTGTCATCAGAGTCGCGGCGAGGATACTGGAGGAACTATAATCCTCGTCGGGCAAGATGGCGTACAACGTCCTCCAATACATTTTCCGGAAGGAGGTCATATGCAGGCTTTTTTGAGTTGCTTGGAAACTGGCCTCTTGCCGCATGGTCAACTTGATCCACCACTATGGTCTCAGAGAGGAATAGGAAAATTGTTAGCTTGGCCTAAATTTGGTCGTAGACGCATTCTCTCATCGCTAATGGAATCCACTGAAGAAACGCCAATTGATTATGTTTTCAGAATTGTTAGCAAGAGCAATCATGAAGATTTTTGTATGTTCCAATATTTATAGGCTAATGAAACGATTAAGTATTTACTTTAACTTCTTTCAGTGGCTGTACATCCAATACTTGAGTTGGGACGAACAAGCCCTCGTCGGGCACAATTAAGTAGCTGTTCGACAAATGGAAGTAGTGATTATTCAAGCAAGAGCATTTCTATAGACCAAGTATCGATAGACTCGCCACTAATACAAGGCAATCAGACTGCCAGCATTGAGCTGGTGTGCTCTACAATGAGACGTCAAATTATATCGCGAGCTTTTTATGGATGGCTGGCATATTGCAGACATTTATCAACTGTGAGAACTCATCTTTCTGGTTTGGTTAATGGAAGAATTACACCGGAATGTAGGTTTAAATTAACGGTTTTGAGATActgatttatattttgaaaaaattttagtgGGAACTGATGAGAAGGGCTTGACTAAAGAACGTTGGGATGCCTTAAATGTCGATGGGGTGGTGACAAATGAAACAGAAGTTTTTCGCTTGGTCTACTTTGGAGGTGTTGAACCAGAGCTGCGCAAACAAGTTTGGCCATATCTTTTGGGACATTATAGGTAATATTTTGTCTCTCTAATGgtccttagttttttttttaagatgaaaatggTAAATGTATttgttgcataaaaaaaatataaaaaaacgttTCATAATAATTTCCTCAGTTAAATAACAAAAGATCGATTCCACTCGTTtttaatcatttattttaaaatttaatttaaagttttggaACAGTGCCTGAAGAACGTGAAAAACTGGACGAAGAATGTAAGCACTATTATGAAACAACAATGAGTGAATGGCTTGCTGTCGAAGCCATAGTCCGCCAAAGAGATATGGAAAAAACTGCAAAAGCTGTTGCCAAATTAAGTTCGGGAAGTGGAAGCGTTGATAAGACTCGAGTTGACATAGATGAAGATATAGATAATGAAGTATTTGTGGAGCAAGACATTTCCGACATATCAGATCCCTGTCAGGTGGAACCAAATAGATTGGCTTGTCCAAAGACCAGAAATATGAAAAACAGCACCGATTCGGGGAATGTTGAGGACGTTGAAACTCAAGACGAGATGGTTCATTTTGAAAGTTCAAATAATGACATAAAAACACAGTCGACTGcaacaacatttaaaaactCAAACATGCAGAAGGGAACAATTAAGATTGTGTCAATTGAAGAAGATAACTTAAGTGAAAGTACTGCTGAAGGTATTAAGGAAGGTATAGTGTTAAAAAGTGATCCTTGTTCACCATCAACATCTTCATATGAAACTGTTGGCAATGATTTTGTTGAAGGAAATATTTCAGTGCAAGGGACTGACGTTGCAACAGAGATTCCAGAATTCCATAGTGTAGATGATATTAAGGGAGAATTTGCTGATGTTTTTGATGAAGAAAATATAATAGAACCGAAAATTTTAATACCTCCAGCTGCTGTGATTGTGACAGATGCTTCAATTGATATTACAAACATTGAAGCTGAATATAAGAATTCGGAGGATAGAAATGCAGGAGATTTGCCTTCAGTTCTAGAAGAGGTTGGTGTTACATCTATGGATGCTCTACAGGAACCAAAGTCAGTTTGTGTTTCGCCTGCCAGTTCAAATGGAGGAGTTTACAGTGTATGttaacacagagaaaaataccgcctaaaattaagcggatttttgtatggttttttgtGGAGATGACTTCCGTcataaattaagcggaaatcaacttaatttaagatgaaaatcttcttattttaaatgaagattttcattttaaactAAGTGgttttccgcttaatttaagacggaaatcatcttggcaaaaaaacatgcagaaatctgcttaattttaggtggtctttATCTCCGTATAGTATATTTCTTCTGCGAAATtcagaaatttattttatattaaattttttagtgtGAGTTACTGGAGAATTTCGGACTGAATTTGCATAGAATAGATAAAGATGTTCAAAGATGCGATCGTAACTATTGGTACTTTGCCAATGAAAATTTGGACAAACTGCGGAATGTTATTTCAACGTAAGATAATATTTGATGAGCTGGAATTATTAAGACTAATTTGcaatattattatcattatgaGACGTGAACAATTCAGTCTTTAGTCGTACTGAAGTACTGAAGTTTTTTGAGAGGATATTCTTGGTAGAAAGTGTGAGAAAGAAATTGATTAATTCAG
This DNA window, taken from Episyrphus balteatus chromosome 2, idEpiBalt1.1, whole genome shotgun sequence, encodes the following:
- the LOC129910784 gene encoding small G protein signaling modulator 2-like isoform X2 encodes the protein MVQTCGSGEVDFKERLICSVKREVKQLMEEAVTKKFINEDSNAVTALCSAVEACLSQGLRRRALGLFKTSSTTALLHKIAKNCPEADVISKKVQETENIDKRSASTSTDSIHKAPLLKKGSSSSVSAPNPPANVPVVRYLWIRLALFEKKLAKIIEYLAANANNYYDKDSLVADPDCGSILSSLLVGPCALDFTRAKTADHFWTDPHADELVQRHRISTGTRQPSTVQRPIINFKRSLHANSEDSTSSSFKSSGSVSVAKDYVESLHQNARATLLYGKNNVMVLPKDVKESMPGYLSLHQHVQTLIIKWTPNQLMNGHNEVEVNDKSSYWDYALNINVSDIVYVHCHQSRGEDTGGTIILVGQDGVQRPPIHFPEGGHMQAFLSCLETGLLPHGQLDPPLWSQRGIGKLLAWPKFGRRRILSSLMESTEETPIDYVFRIVSKSNHEDFLAVHPILELGRTSPRRAQLSSCSTNGSSDYSSKSISIDQVSIDSPLIQGNQTASIELVCSTMRRQIISRAFYGWLAYCRHLSTVRTHLSGLVNGRITPELGTDEKGLTKERWDALNVDGVVTNETEVFRLVYFGGVEPELRKQVWPYLLGHYSFGTVPEEREKLDEECKHYYETTMSEWLAVEAIVRQRDMEKTAKAVAKLSSGSGSVDKTRVDIDEDIDNEVFVEQDISDISDPCQVEPNRLACPKTRNMKNSTDSGNVEDVETQDEMVHFESSNNDIKTQSTATTFKNSNMQKGTIKIVSIEEDNLSESTAEGIKEGNISVQGTDVATEIPEFHSVDDIKGEFADVFDEENIIEPKILIPPAAVIVTDASIDITNIEAEYKNSEDRNAGDLPSVLEEVGVTSMDALQEPKSVCVSPASSNGGVYSCELLENFGLNLHRIDKDVQRCDRNYWYFANENLDKLRNVISTYVWEHLEVGYMQGMCDLVAPLLVIFDDESLSYSCFCKLMERMIENFPNGGAMDMHFANMRSLIQILDSEMYDLMDSHGDYTHFYFCYRWFLLDFKRELVYADVFSTWEVIWAAKHVASAHFVLFLALALLETYRDIILSNSMDFTDVIKFFNEMAERHNAQSVLQLARSLALQLQMIIENK
- the LOC129910784 gene encoding small G protein signaling modulator 1-like isoform X1; amino-acid sequence: MVQTCGSGEVDFKERLICSVKREVKQLMEEAVTKKFINEDSNAVTALCSAVEACLSQGLRRRALGLFKTSSTTALLHKIAKNCPEADVISKKVQETENIDKRSASTSTDSIHKAPLLKKGSSSSVSAPNPPANVPVVRYLWIRLALFEKKLAKIIEYLAANANNYYDKDSLVADPDCGSILSSLLVGPCALDFTRAKTADHFWTDPHADELVQRHRISTGTRQPSTVQRPIINFKRSLHANSEDSTSSSFKSSGSVSVAKDYVESLHQNARATLLYGKNNVMVLPKDVKESMPGYLSLHQHVQTLIIKWTPNQLMNGHNEVEVNDKSSYWDYALNINVSDIVYVHCHQSRGEDTGGTIILVGQDGVQRPPIHFPEGGHMQAFLSCLETGLLPHGQLDPPLWSQRGIGKLLAWPKFGRRRILSSLMESTEETPIDYVFRIVSKSNHEDFLAVHPILELGRTSPRRAQLSSCSTNGSSDYSSKSISIDQVSIDSPLIQGNQTASIELVCSTMRRQIISRAFYGWLAYCRHLSTVRTHLSGLVNGRITPELGTDEKGLTKERWDALNVDGVVTNETEVFRLVYFGGVEPELRKQVWPYLLGHYSFGTVPEEREKLDEECKHYYETTMSEWLAVEAIVRQRDMEKTAKAVAKLSSGSGSVDKTRVDIDEDIDNEVFVEQDISDISDPCQVEPNRLACPKTRNMKNSTDSGNVEDVETQDEMVHFESSNNDIKTQSTATTFKNSNMQKGTIKIVSIEEDNLSESTAEGIKEGIVLKSDPCSPSTSSYETVGNDFVEGNISVQGTDVATEIPEFHSVDDIKGEFADVFDEENIIEPKILIPPAAVIVTDASIDITNIEAEYKNSEDRNAGDLPSVLEEVGVTSMDALQEPKSVCVSPASSNGGVYSCELLENFGLNLHRIDKDVQRCDRNYWYFANENLDKLRNVISTYVWEHLEVGYMQGMCDLVAPLLVIFDDESLSYSCFCKLMERMIENFPNGGAMDMHFANMRSLIQILDSEMYDLMDSHGDYTHFYFCYRWFLLDFKRELVYADVFSTWEVIWAAKHVASAHFVLFLALALLETYRDIILSNSMDFTDVIKFFNEMAERHNAQSVLQLARSLALQLQMIIENK